In the genome of Croceimicrobium hydrocarbonivorans, one region contains:
- a CDS encoding RNA polymerase sigma factor gives MTLGQLQNLEDKDLIEGCLKNDRLYQEALYRKFADTMYRVAWTYAKDDDEAADILQDGFINCFRNLHRYKFEGSFEGWIRRIIVNKALEYYRSKRRKEEVTREYYEKQEHSTDDLLSGIQARELIGLVNHLPDKAAMVLKLYAIEGYAHREIADMMGISEGTSKSQLNRARGLLRERIEKLNG, from the coding sequence ATGACCCTGGGCCAACTGCAAAATTTGGAGGATAAGGATCTGATTGAAGGTTGTTTAAAAAACGATCGCCTCTATCAGGAAGCCTTGTATCGCAAATTTGCAGATACCATGTATCGGGTAGCCTGGACCTATGCTAAGGATGATGATGAAGCGGCCGACATCCTGCAAGATGGCTTTATCAATTGCTTTCGGAATTTACATCGCTATAAATTCGAAGGATCCTTTGAAGGTTGGATTCGCCGGATTATTGTGAATAAGGCGCTGGAGTACTATCGTTCCAAACGACGGAAAGAGGAAGTTACCCGCGAGTATTACGAAAAGCAGGAGCATAGTACCGATGATTTGCTCTCTGGCATTCAGGCGCGAGAATTAATTGGCTTGGTAAATCATTTACCAGATAAGGCAGCCATGGTATTAAAGCTATATGCTATTGAAGGATATGCCCATCGGGAGATTGCCGATATGATGGGTATAAGCGAAGGAACTTCTAAATCTCAATTAAACCGGGCGCGGGGTTTATTGCGCGAAAGAATAGAAAAATTGAATGGCTAA
- a CDS encoding response regulator, with amino-acid sequence MKKVNLACLVEDDPIHVFITKKQLEIIGLAENLMVCKNGKEAYDKMQAIIKAGESLPELILLDLNMPIWDGWRFLEEFIKIPARQQIIIFILTSSTSKADMKKAEEFNLRSNYLVKPVTLESLKDALEQI; translated from the coding sequence ATGAAGAAAGTTAATTTAGCCTGTTTAGTAGAAGATGACCCCATACATGTGTTCATCACCAAAAAGCAATTAGAGATTATTGGCTTGGCCGAAAACCTCATGGTTTGCAAAAACGGCAAAGAAGCCTACGATAAAATGCAGGCCATTATTAAGGCTGGTGAATCTTTACCCGAACTTATTCTACTCGATCTTAATATGCCCATTTGGGATGGTTGGCGCTTTTTGGAAGAGTTCATCAAGATACCAGCTCGTCAACAGATCATCATTTTTATCCTCACCAGCTCTACTTCTAAGGCCGACATGAAAAAGGCGGAAGAATTTAATTTACGCTCAAACTATCTGGTGAAACCCGTTACTTTGGAGTCCTTGAAAGATGCCCTGGAACAGATCTAA
- a CDS encoding PAS domain S-box protein, with product MNYLQKELYDLIQQDIKVFEFIQSSALDGLWYWDLESPENEWMSERFWEVMGYEPEKMPHKAAAWQDKIHPDDLKVAIENFNAHCEDPKHPYDQIVRYFHKDGGTVWVRCRGMAIRDENGKPLRMLGAHNEITNLKQRGELLEQTSKLANIGYWSLNLIRNQLFWSDETKRIHEVEESYTPDVKNGIQFYHGAEEQQRISDYVQAALKEGKSFDDTFSIKTSKGRIRKVRSIGIPDFVNGECRMLRGLFQDITDQKEAEENLKHQAIGYQTALEAADLGVWEWHHREAKLKLNYKALELCKIETHITPGEMLEVDWLNLIYSKDLGKIEALIPKLHSRKKSEINLALRINTGTVYRWTRWIGHLSMNSNGEVYYLGIIEDVHDQYEQQQLLQAFIRESPNPVVMLNREFKVLASSQAWLDLHLLGSHQEVEGQNFNYLFPRSSSQWLPYFKRTEEGETIKSNAELLLQEDGSSRWMKWELKPWYQEGHQMGGYILYQEDVSAHRAASERLKISERTFRGNFENAAIGMAILDSEGKWLQVNDKVLDITGYSRDELLNLSFQDITHPDDLNSDLALLQQLIDGSRDHYQMEKRYITKQGEVVYILLGASVIRDDNGGVLYFVSQIIDINARKLAEKKVQMLLEQEQQRSDRLNSFTHIVSHNLRSHSSSISRLIEFLKEEHPDLLKNEMFEYLIQASSNLSATIENLKEVVEIQGATTSQMKPCNLKELQDLAIMGLKLQIQSSGIKIQSEISDDLELVGFRAYLESLFYNMISNAIRFSSPDRKPEIKIYTKRKSKNFIDIYFEDNGVGIDLERNADRVFGMYNTFHYHPESRGLGLFLTRNQVEVMGGQITVESVVNQGTIFRVTLPYEES from the coding sequence ATGAATTACCTTCAAAAGGAATTATATGACTTGATCCAACAAGACATCAAGGTGTTTGAGTTTATTCAGTCTTCAGCCTTGGATGGACTTTGGTATTGGGATTTAGAGAGTCCCGAAAATGAGTGGATGAGTGAGCGGTTCTGGGAGGTAATGGGCTATGAGCCAGAGAAAATGCCACATAAAGCTGCAGCTTGGCAGGATAAGATTCATCCCGATGATCTAAAAGTGGCTATTGAAAATTTCAATGCCCATTGTGAGGACCCAAAGCATCCTTACGATCAAATAGTAAGGTATTTTCATAAAGATGGTGGAACCGTATGGGTACGCTGTCGCGGGATGGCTATTCGAGACGAGAATGGCAAGCCCTTGCGGATGTTGGGGGCTCATAATGAGATCACTAATTTAAAGCAAAGAGGGGAACTACTAGAACAAACCAGTAAACTGGCGAATATTGGATATTGGTCTCTAAACCTGATTAGGAATCAACTTTTTTGGAGTGATGAGACCAAACGCATTCATGAGGTTGAGGAAAGCTATACTCCGGATGTGAAAAACGGAATTCAGTTTTACCATGGGGCGGAAGAACAGCAGCGCATTTCAGATTATGTTCAAGCAGCATTAAAGGAGGGGAAATCCTTTGATGACACTTTTAGCATTAAAACAAGTAAAGGGCGTATTCGCAAAGTCAGATCTATCGGGATTCCAGATTTTGTGAATGGTGAGTGTAGAATGTTACGCGGCCTTTTTCAGGATATCACGGATCAAAAAGAAGCAGAGGAAAATCTCAAGCATCAGGCAATTGGCTATCAAACTGCCTTAGAGGCAGCAGATTTGGGAGTTTGGGAATGGCACCATCGCGAAGCTAAGCTCAAATTGAATTATAAGGCATTAGAGCTGTGTAAAATAGAAACCCATATTACACCAGGGGAAATGCTGGAGGTGGATTGGCTAAACTTGATCTACTCTAAAGATCTGGGCAAGATCGAGGCCTTAATACCTAAATTACATAGCCGTAAGAAGAGTGAGATAAACCTGGCATTAAGAATTAATACCGGCACGGTTTACCGCTGGACTCGTTGGATCGGGCATTTGAGTATGAACTCTAATGGAGAGGTCTATTACCTAGGAATCATTGAAGATGTCCACGATCAATATGAGCAGCAGCAATTATTGCAAGCTTTTATTCGCGAATCTCCTAATCCAGTGGTGATGCTAAATCGGGAATTTAAAGTTTTAGCTAGCTCACAGGCCTGGTTGGATCTCCATTTATTAGGCAGTCACCAAGAAGTCGAAGGTCAAAATTTCAATTATTTATTTCCAAGGTCTTCCAGCCAATGGTTGCCTTATTTCAAGCGTACCGAAGAGGGAGAAACCATAAAGTCGAACGCTGAATTACTCTTACAGGAAGATGGTAGCTCTCGCTGGATGAAATGGGAGTTAAAACCCTGGTATCAAGAGGGGCATCAAATGGGCGGCTACATTCTGTATCAAGAAGATGTTAGTGCACACAGAGCGGCCTCCGAACGTTTGAAAATCAGTGAAAGGACCTTTCGTGGCAATTTCGAAAATGCTGCCATTGGTATGGCGATTCTCGATAGTGAAGGGAAATGGCTACAGGTAAATGATAAGGTATTAGATATCACAGGCTACAGCAGGGATGAGCTCTTAAATCTGAGCTTCCAGGATATTACCCATCCGGATGATTTAAACAGTGATCTGGCTTTATTACAGCAATTGATAGATGGAAGTCGCGATCATTACCAAATGGAAAAGCGCTACATCACCAAACAAGGAGAGGTAGTTTACATTCTTTTGGGCGCTTCGGTGATCCGCGATGATAATGGAGGAGTATTGTACTTCGTTTCTCAGATTATTGATATCAATGCGCGGAAATTAGCAGAGAAAAAAGTGCAAATGCTATTAGAGCAGGAGCAGCAACGTAGCGATCGATTAAATAGCTTTACCCATATAGTAAGCCATAATTTACGCTCTCATTCTTCGAGTATCAGTCGCTTGATAGAATTCCTAAAAGAGGAACATCCGGATTTATTGAAAAATGAGATGTTTGAATACCTCATTCAGGCATCTTCAAACCTGAGTGCTACCATTGAGAATCTTAAGGAAGTTGTAGAAATTCAAGGAGCAACAACCTCGCAGATGAAGCCTTGTAATTTGAAAGAACTACAGGATTTAGCCATTATGGGGCTAAAGCTTCAGATTCAATCCTCGGGAATAAAGATTCAATCGGAGATAAGCGATGATCTTGAATTAGTGGGTTTCAGAGCCTATTTAGAAAGTCTCTTTTACAATATGATCTCCAATGCCATTCGTTTTTCATCACCCGATCGTAAACCGGAGATTAAGATTTACACCAAGAGAAAATCAAAGAATTTCATTGACATTTATTTTGAGGACAATGGGGTAGGCATTGATTTAGAGCGCAATGCAGATCGGGTCTTTGGGATGTACAATACTTTTCATTACCATCCGGAATCCAGAGGTTTGGGATTGTTCCTTACTCGGAATCAAGTTGAGGTGATGGGAGGTCAAATAACCGTAGAAAGTGTTGTAAATCAAGGAACTATATTTAGAGTAACTCTGCCTTATGAAGAAAGTTAA
- a CDS encoding PAS domain-containing protein, with protein sequence MSPLKNEVRNLFRQNDQVFDFLSKEALDGLAIREIGGDERFWANEIFWGRLGYKPKSIKANIVFWRNCLHPEDQDLEQRTFRLHADNPEKHNYNLVLRFYHREGGLVWMQVNGHLIQEENGLMKRMLLSFKEMSALKNQEDFLNRSSEMARIGYYDWNIRTKELEWSAVTKEIHGVPPDFKPDFRQALKFYKEGRSQQKITELIDRAQHFGEPYDEVLQIVDTNGKDVWVRVIGIPEIQEGRALRLYGMFQDIDISIRTQNAIRSERELYRQVLQGANVGAWDWDIDSDQMTLNRKAAEMLGYDLEVMRREGQVYWFDLIHPDEKSWVMQELMEYSVGKLHDFQIECRLRKSNGRYRWLQISGKLFQPDLHFERPRIVGIWTDIHHEKERLLSYSTFIQEAPLAIAMFDRNMRYVNCSHKWLIDYKLEGQDIIGRSHYDVFPEISEEWKQLHLRCLAGETLNREEDLFRRMDGHAQWIRWEIRPWYESKKQVGGIIMYTEDISDRKEAESKLRKSQKSFEQNFTNSAIGMAIIGPKGEWLQVNDKICQMLGYSPDELKVKTFQEITHPDVLEKDLLLLEKLNQGEIDNYQIEKRYYCKDGSILSALLGATVLRDEQGEVDHYISQIIACKE encoded by the coding sequence ATGAGCCCACTTAAAAACGAAGTTCGAAATCTGTTTCGCCAGAACGATCAAGTTTTTGATTTCTTAAGTAAAGAAGCCCTGGATGGATTGGCTATCAGAGAAATAGGTGGTGATGAAAGATTTTGGGCCAATGAAATTTTCTGGGGACGCTTAGGCTATAAGCCGAAGAGTATTAAAGCCAATATTGTTTTTTGGCGCAATTGCTTACATCCGGAAGATCAGGATTTGGAGCAGCGAACCTTCCGTTTACACGCCGATAATCCTGAAAAACATAATTACAATCTGGTTTTACGCTTTTATCATCGCGAAGGAGGATTGGTTTGGATGCAGGTAAATGGACATCTCATTCAGGAGGAAAATGGTTTAATGAAAAGGATGTTACTCTCTTTTAAGGAGATGAGTGCCTTGAAGAATCAGGAAGACTTTTTGAATCGTTCTTCAGAAATGGCTCGAATCGGATATTACGATTGGAACATCCGCACTAAAGAGCTGGAATGGAGTGCTGTAACCAAGGAAATACATGGGGTGCCTCCAGATTTTAAACCTGATTTTCGACAGGCACTTAAATTCTATAAGGAAGGACGTTCGCAGCAAAAGATTACCGAGCTTATTGACAGAGCCCAGCACTTTGGGGAACCCTACGATGAGGTTCTGCAAATAGTAGATACTAACGGCAAAGATGTTTGGGTACGAGTAATCGGAATACCCGAAATACAAGAGGGCCGAGCTTTGAGGCTCTATGGCATGTTTCAGGATATCGATATCAGTATTCGCACGCAAAATGCCATTCGCTCCGAAAGAGAATTGTATCGCCAGGTTTTACAGGGGGCCAATGTTGGCGCTTGGGACTGGGATATCGATTCAGATCAAATGACCTTAAACCGCAAGGCAGCTGAAATGCTGGGCTATGATCTGGAAGTAATGCGCCGTGAAGGTCAGGTGTATTGGTTTGACCTGATTCACCCGGATGAGAAATCATGGGTAATGCAGGAATTGATGGAGTATTCCGTTGGGAAACTGCATGATTTCCAAATTGAATGTCGATTGCGAAAGTCTAATGGTCGTTACCGTTGGCTTCAGATATCCGGAAAGCTCTTTCAGCCGGATCTGCATTTCGAAAGGCCCCGTATTGTTGGAATCTGGACTGATATCCATCACGAGAAAGAAAGGCTTCTAAGCTATAGTACTTTTATACAAGAAGCGCCACTGGCCATTGCCATGTTCGATCGTAATATGCGCTATGTCAATTGTTCCCATAAATGGTTGATCGACTATAAACTGGAAGGTCAGGATATTATTGGTCGTAGTCATTACGATGTTTTTCCGGAGATTTCGGAAGAATGGAAGCAATTGCACCTTCGATGTTTAGCGGGAGAAACCTTAAACCGAGAAGAAGATTTATTCCGTCGTATGGATGGACATGCTCAATGGATTAGATGGGAGATTCGACCTTGGTATGAGAGCAAGAAGCAGGTAGGTGGTATAATCATGTATACCGAAGATATCTCCGATCGCAAGGAAGCCGAATCTAAACTTCGTAAAAGTCAAAAATCCTTTGAGCAGAATTTTACCAATTCCGCCATCGGAATGGCTATTATCGGACCCAAAGGTGAGTGGCTTCAGGTAAATGATAAGATTTGCCAGATGCTGGGTTATAGTCCGGATGAACTTAAAGTGAAAACCTTCCAGGAAATAACGCATCCCGATGTTTTGGAGAAGGATTTACTCTTATTGGAAAAGCTTAACCAGGGTGAAATCGATAATTACCAGATCGAAAAGCGCTATTACTGCAAGGATGGTTCCATACTATCTGCTCTTTTGGGAGCCACCGTACTTCGAGATGAGCAAGGGGAGGTAGATCATTATATTTCACAAATTATTGCCTGTAAGGAGTAA
- a CDS encoding bestrophin family protein: MTLVVALYVYTDDGHHWMFIPWLPVSIIGTAVAFYVGFKNNSAYDRMWEARKIWGAIVNSSRSWGNVVRNYTSNLHNPLPVDDAEIKAWHQKLIFRHIAWLYALRSQLLVATPWEHSNQRGFTGSFARRYQRLFGVGLVDDEVTRIELQQFLGKEEHDHLIAAKNTATQIIFKQGEDLKKLRDLNLIDDFRHMEMQKILNDFYDHQGKCERIKKFPLPRQYANMSFIFVCIFIFLMPFGLVPEFAKFGNIGIWMSIPFLVIVGWLYVVMEIVGDYSENPFQGMANDIPMLSLCRTIEIDLLEMLGETDLPAPIEAKKGILM, translated from the coding sequence ATGACCTTGGTTGTGGCCCTCTATGTTTATACGGATGATGGGCATCATTGGATGTTTATCCCCTGGTTGCCGGTTTCCATTATTGGTACCGCTGTGGCCTTTTATGTGGGTTTTAAGAATAACAGTGCCTACGATCGCATGTGGGAAGCCCGTAAAATTTGGGGCGCCATTGTAAATAGCAGTCGGTCTTGGGGCAATGTGGTACGTAATTATACTAGCAATCTACACAATCCCCTACCTGTTGATGATGCGGAGATTAAGGCCTGGCATCAAAAACTGATCTTCCGCCATATTGCTTGGTTATACGCATTACGAAGTCAATTACTGGTAGCTACGCCTTGGGAGCACTCTAATCAAAGAGGGTTTACCGGTTCTTTCGCCAGGCGCTATCAAAGGCTTTTTGGTGTGGGCTTGGTGGATGATGAAGTAACCCGCATAGAGCTCCAACAGTTTTTAGGAAAGGAAGAACATGATCATTTAATTGCGGCTAAGAATACCGCTACTCAAATCATTTTTAAACAAGGTGAAGACCTCAAAAAACTGCGAGACTTAAATCTCATTGATGATTTCCGCCACATGGAAATGCAGAAGATTCTTAATGATTTTTACGACCATCAAGGCAAGTGTGAGCGGATTAAGAAATTCCCTTTACCGCGGCAGTATGCCAATATGAGCTTCATCTTCGTCTGTATTTTTATTTTCCTGATGCCTTTTGGGCTGGTGCCCGAATTTGCCAAATTTGGTAATATCGGAATTTGGATGTCGATTCCATTTTTAGTTATCGTCGGTTGGCTCTATGTGGTGATGGAGATTGTGGGCGATTATTCTGAAAACCCTTTTCAGGGGATGGCTAATGATATCCCCATGTTATCGCTCTGCCGAACCATAGAGATTGATTTACTCGAAATGCTGGGCGAAACGGATTTACCCGCCCCCATTGAAGCTAAGAAGGGAATATTGATGTAA
- a CDS encoding carbonic anhydrase, with protein MDIQNIFQNNRNWVQSKLELDPEYFSDLSKGQSPEILYIGCSDSRVTAEELMGVSPGEAFIHRNIANMVPNTDLSAMSVIEYAVTHLKVNHVVVCGHYFCGGVKAAMQSQDLGILNPWLRNIRDVYRLHAKELHAIADEEDRYKRLVELNVEEQCFNVIKTAALQRAHRERNISVHGWVFDIHSGKLIDLDINFESKMKSVMEIYNLD; from the coding sequence ATGGACATTCAAAACATTTTCCAAAACAACCGCAACTGGGTTCAAAGCAAATTAGAACTCGACCCTGAATATTTCAGTGATTTATCAAAGGGGCAAAGTCCTGAAATCTTGTATATCGGTTGTTCCGACAGCCGGGTTACCGCCGAAGAATTAATGGGCGTATCACCAGGTGAGGCCTTTATTCACCGCAATATTGCCAATATGGTTCCCAATACCGACCTCAGTGCCATGTCGGTAATTGAATATGCTGTTACTCACCTTAAGGTGAACCATGTTGTGGTATGCGGCCACTATTTCTGTGGAGGCGTAAAAGCGGCTATGCAATCGCAAGATCTGGGTATTTTAAATCCCTGGTTGCGAAATATCCGCGATGTGTATCGCTTGCACGCCAAGGAGCTCCACGCTATTGCCGATGAGGAAGATCGCTATAAGCGTTTAGTTGAATTAAATGTGGAGGAGCAATGCTTTAATGTGATTAAAACCGCCGCCCTGCAAAGAGCCCACCGCGAGCGTAACATTAGCGTGCATGGTTGGGTCTTTGATATTCACTCTGGTAAATTGATTGATTTGGATATCAACTTCGAATCGAAAATGAAGAGCGTAATGGAGATTTATAATTTGGATTAA
- a CDS encoding HAEPLYID family protein produces the protein MKQCILGMLSLLAFPLSLFGQITDAQKDSLFIQEVENQKDPDKVLHAEPLYIDLIRDLGARKGEREWNIGMGLTDNLSFDSYEALIEYEWAPMDRLGLEVELPFTLHSPLAGAESEIPSHRLNSLKVAAQWTFLVNEQYASSMAIGYINEFELSDFNNFARPLIIGNVYNPFLVIAKRWGQNFHSLLYTGPQIAHHYASNQWHKAYEINTSFHYMISGTRNFLGVEINKSIENQQFDLSLRPQMRVAIADNLMIGIVAGIPIKRENERLSSFLRLIWEPGHPQKN, from the coding sequence ATGAAACAATGCATTTTAGGGATGCTTAGCTTGCTAGCATTCCCACTCTCCCTATTTGGGCAAATCACTGATGCTCAGAAAGACAGTCTATTTATTCAAGAAGTAGAAAATCAGAAGGACCCGGATAAAGTCCTACATGCCGAACCCCTTTATATCGACTTAATTCGGGATTTAGGCGCCCGTAAAGGCGAAAGGGAATGGAACATTGGAATGGGACTAACCGACAATCTTAGTTTCGATAGCTACGAAGCCTTAATTGAATATGAATGGGCCCCGATGGATCGTCTAGGTCTGGAGGTAGAGCTCCCCTTTACTCTACATTCGCCACTGGCTGGTGCCGAATCGGAGATCCCCTCCCATCGCTTAAACAGCTTAAAGGTAGCGGCACAATGGACCTTCTTGGTGAATGAACAGTATGCCAGCTCAATGGCCATTGGTTATATCAATGAATTTGAGCTTTCGGACTTCAATAATTTTGCCAGGCCACTCATTATTGGTAATGTTTATAATCCCTTTCTGGTGATTGCCAAACGCTGGGGACAGAACTTCCATTCCTTGCTGTATACCGGCCCACAAATCGCCCACCATTATGCTAGCAACCAGTGGCATAAGGCTTATGAAATCAATACCAGTTTCCACTATATGATTAGTGGAACCCGCAATTTTTTAGGTGTAGAAATCAACAAAAGCATTGAAAATCAGCAATTCGACCTTAGCTTGCGTCCACAAATGCGCGTGGCGATTGCCGATAATCTAATGATAGGGATTGTAGCCGGCATACCGATAAAGCGTGAAAATGAAAGGCTTAGTTCCTTTCTCCGCTTAATATGGGAGCCTGGCCATCCCCAAAAAAATTAG
- a CDS encoding YbcC family protein: MDAKIKMALETACQKLAPAWSLENSIAVNPYLGLLHQDFQEAAFSLKRRAGIDMSMSLDFYLAQYEEGQIIAADIERALQANNRPESSAEFLAQAKFLALTASNYELYELYTLGDLAREHGTKDWSRFMVDRVSQWAAHFFNQHDKPYAEGIDLFEIWREEAMINRAPELMGLPNFRNYVKGLSANYQEALEQNIKVLALKGPSLEPYLHSLLLKLKGWSSYVAGQDWQAKLYGGNTQNLESFLTILLTWEAALLEGLNDLKLYKAWEQRKADLAILELKAAFPGSESLESRLLLQDAFDYAAQRELKERLNHKAKETQAQRPKAQAVFCIDVRSELYRRNLEQVDPEIETLGFAGFFGVPLQYKELASDKARNQCPALIPSAVEVREIGRDLRQTEQKRSLKLSRLQIAKSWKRFKSGKVSAFAFVSPLGLSFLSKLISDSFGWTRPAADPNATDPDRDLDLSGIPFESQVQMAQGALKAMGLSKGFAPMVMIVGHGASTVNNPHATALDCGACGGHSGEINAWTSARLLNDPRVRAALKEEGISLPADTIFIAALHDTTTDSIHIINRREIDKKRWKELSELEEQLEHATELARRERALRFGIQEKDAQTEIVKRSKDWSQLRPEWGLAGCNAFVIAPRSKTKGKNLSARSFLHSYQWQEDKDFAILEAIMTAPMVVTSWINLQYYASTTDNQNFGAGNKTLHNVSGGIGVLEGSAGDLRIGLAWQSVHDGKQFQHLPQRLNVVIDAPQEAINKILQKHPMLQELFDHQWLKLFRMNEAGQMADEYQGKMQWQSLEAISTQKQNENLVTV, encoded by the coding sequence ATGGATGCAAAAATTAAAATGGCCCTCGAAACAGCTTGCCAAAAGCTAGCTCCCGCCTGGTCTTTAGAAAATTCCATCGCTGTAAATCCCTATCTGGGTCTGCTCCATCAAGATTTTCAAGAAGCGGCTTTCAGCCTTAAGCGTCGCGCCGGAATAGACATGAGCATGTCGCTGGACTTTTACCTAGCCCAGTACGAAGAAGGGCAGATTATCGCTGCGGATATCGAGCGCGCCCTTCAAGCTAATAATCGCCCGGAAAGCAGTGCCGAGTTTTTAGCCCAGGCTAAATTTCTGGCCCTTACCGCTTCTAATTATGAGCTCTATGAACTCTATACCTTAGGAGATCTGGCCCGGGAACATGGAACCAAGGATTGGTCGCGCTTTATGGTAGATCGGGTATCGCAATGGGCTGCTCACTTTTTCAATCAGCATGATAAGCCTTATGCAGAGGGAATTGACCTCTTTGAAATCTGGCGCGAAGAAGCCATGATTAACCGGGCACCCGAATTAATGGGCCTACCCAATTTCCGAAATTATGTGAAAGGCCTTTCAGCCAATTATCAGGAAGCGCTCGAACAAAATATTAAGGTACTGGCTCTTAAAGGTCCTTCCTTGGAACCCTATCTGCACAGCCTCTTATTAAAACTCAAAGGTTGGTCATCCTACGTGGCGGGCCAAGACTGGCAAGCCAAACTCTATGGTGGCAATACTCAAAACCTGGAATCTTTCCTTACCATTTTATTGACTTGGGAAGCAGCCTTACTTGAAGGACTCAACGACTTAAAACTCTACAAAGCTTGGGAGCAACGCAAGGCAGATTTAGCTATCCTCGAATTAAAGGCGGCCTTCCCGGGCAGTGAAAGTCTAGAGAGCCGCCTCCTATTGCAGGATGCCTTTGATTATGCCGCACAAAGAGAATTAAAGGAGCGCTTAAATCATAAAGCGAAAGAAACTCAAGCTCAGCGTCCTAAGGCCCAAGCGGTATTTTGTATCGATGTGCGCTCAGAGCTTTACCGCCGAAATCTGGAACAGGTAGATCCCGAGATTGAAACCCTGGGTTTTGCGGGTTTCTTCGGTGTGCCTCTGCAGTATAAGGAATTGGCTTCTGATAAAGCCAGAAATCAATGTCCGGCCCTTATTCCAAGCGCGGTTGAAGTACGAGAAATTGGCAGGGATCTTCGTCAAACCGAGCAAAAACGCAGTTTAAAACTTAGCCGCCTGCAAATCGCTAAAAGCTGGAAGCGATTTAAATCCGGTAAAGTATCGGCCTTCGCCTTTGTGAGTCCACTAGGCCTAAGCTTCCTCTCCAAATTGATTAGTGATTCTTTCGGCTGGACCCGACCTGCGGCAGATCCCAATGCCACTGACCCGGATCGAGACCTTGACCTTTCCGGAATTCCTTTCGAAAGCCAGGTGCAAATGGCACAGGGAGCCTTAAAGGCCATGGGCTTAAGTAAAGGCTTTGCTCCTATGGTAATGATTGTGGGGCATGGTGCCAGCACTGTCAATAACCCCCACGCCACTGCTCTGGATTGCGGCGCCTGCGGTGGACATTCGGGGGAAATTAATGCCTGGACCTCTGCTCGATTATTAAACGACCCCAGGGTACGCGCCGCTTTAAAAGAGGAGGGGATAAGCCTTCCGGCGGATACGATATTTATAGCGGCCCTGCACGATACTACTACCGATTCCATCCATATTATTAACCGTCGGGAAATCGACAAGAAACGATGGAAGGAGCTTTCAGAGCTGGAAGAGCAACTGGAGCATGCCACAGAATTAGCACGACGTGAAAGAGCCTTGCGTTTCGGAATTCAAGAGAAAGATGCACAAACAGAAATTGTAAAACGCAGCAAAGACTGGTCGCAGCTACGCCCCGAATGGGGATTGGCAGGCTGCAATGCCTTTGTAATCGCTCCGCGATCTAAAACCAAGGGCAAAAACCTAAGCGCTCGCAGTTTCTTGCACTCTTACCAATGGCAGGAAGATAAAGACTTCGCCATTTTGGAAGCGATCATGACTGCCCCCATGGTAGTTACTTCCTGGATTAACCTTCAGTACTATGCCAGCACCACCGACAATCAAAATTTTGGGGCCGGTAATAAAACCCTGCACAATGTGAGCGGCGGTATTGGAGTGCTAGAAGGATCGGCAGGCGATTTACGCATCGGCTTAGCCTGGCAATCAGTACACGATGGAAAGCAGTTTCAACACCTACCACAGCGCTTAAATGTGGTGATCGACGCCCCTCAGGAAGCCATTAATAAGATCCTGCAAAAGCATCCCATGTTGCAAGAATTATTCGACCATCAATGGTTGAAACTCTTCCGAATGAATGAGGCCGGACAAATGGCTGATGAATACCAAGGAAAAATGCAGTGGCAAAGTTTAGAGGCCATCAGCACCCAAAAACAGAATGAAAATTTAGTAACCGTTTAA